Proteins encoded within one genomic window of Microtus ochrogaster isolate Prairie Vole_2 linkage group LG4, MicOch1.0, whole genome shotgun sequence:
- the Neu4 gene encoding sialidase-4, producing MGAPRVPRRTVLFQRERTGLTYRVPALLCVPPRPTLLAFAEQRLSPDDSHAHRLVLRRGTLARXXXQWGTLTVLETAVLEEHRSMNPCPVLDEHSGTIFLFFIAVLGHTPEAVQIATGKNAARLCCVTSCDAGLTWGSVRDLTEEAIGAALQDWATFAVGPGHGVQLRSGRLLVPAYTYHVDRRECFGRICWTSPHSLAFYSDDHGISWHCGGLVPNLRSGECQLAAVDGEFLYCNARSPLGNRVQALSADEGTSFLPGELVPTLAETARGCQGSIVGFPAPPSSRPQEDRWPVGLGKTPQSPSFYLRAQESSGEGVGVSVEGWVPRGPFGSPQSWGPVKHGLEPGSGGDKTAWTPDLPMFSASPLQSPTWLLYSHPSGRRARLHMGIYLSRSPLDPHSWSEPWVIYEGPSGYSDLAFLGPVPGASLAFACLFESGSRASYEDISFCLFSLDDVLENVPTGLERHNLRDKPQGHCWPS from the exons ATGGGAGCCCCACGTGTTCCCAGAAGGACGGTGCTCTTTCAGCGGGAGAGGACAGGCCTGACCTACCGTGTGCCTGCGTTGCTCTGTGTGCCTCCCAGGCCGACATTGCTGGCTTTCGCGGAACAGCGACTTAGCCCCGATGATTCCCATGCTCACCGCCTGGTGCTGCGGAGGGGCACACTGGCCAGGGNNNNNN CTCAGTGGGGCACCCTGACTGTGCTGGAGACTGCGGTGCTGGAGGAGCACAGGTCCATGAACCCTTGCCCGGTACTGGACGAACACTCCGGGaccatctttctcttcttcattgcCGTGCTGGGCCACACGCCAGAGGCCGTGCAGATTGCCACTGGCAAGAACGCTGCTCGACTCTGCTGTGTGACCAGCTGTGACGCAGGCCTGACCTGGGGTAGTGTGCGAGACCTTACTGAGGAGGCCATTGGTGCAGCATTGCAGG ACTGGGCCACCTTTGCTGTGGGTCCAGGCCACGGAGTCCAGCTGCGCTCAGGTCGCCTGCTTGTTCCTGCTTACACCTATCACGTGGACCGTCGGGAGTGTTTTGGCAGGATCTGCTGGACCAGTCCCCACTCCCTGGCTTTCTACAGTGATGACCACGGAATCTCCTGGCACTGTGGAGGCCTTGTGCCCAACCTGCGCTCTGGAGAGTGCCAATTGGCTGCGGTGGATGGAGAGTTCCTCTACTGCAATGCCAGGAGCCCTCTAGGAAACCGGGTGCAGGCACTGAGCGCTGATGAGGGCACCTCTTTCCTACCAGGGGAGCTGGTGCCTACACTGGCTGAAACTGCCCGTGGTTGCCAGGGTAGCATTGTGGgcttcccagccccaccctccaGCAGGCCTCAGGAGGACCGGTGGCCAGTGGGTCTTGGGAAAACCCCACAGTCCCCATCCTTCTATCTTAGAGCACAGGAGTCTTCAGGGGAAggtgttggggtttctgttgagGGTTGGGTTCCCAGAGGGCCATTCGGCTCCCCACAGTCCTGGGGCCCAGTGAAACACGGCCTAGAACCTGGGTCAGGTGGAGATAAGACAGCCTGGACCCCAGACCTCCCCATGTTCTCTGCTTCCCCGCTTCAGAGTCCCACATGGCTGCTGTATTCCCACCCATCAGGGCGTAGAGCTCGGCTCCACATGGGAATTTACCTGAGCCGGTCCCCCTTGGATCCCCATAGCTGGTCAGAGCCCTGGGTGATCTATGAGGGCCCCAGTGGCTACTCTGACCTGGCGTTCCTTGGGCCTGTGCCTGGGGCATCCCTGGCCTTTGCCTGTTTGTTTGAGAGTGGGTCGAGGGCCTCCTACGAAGatatctctttttgtttgttctcatTGGATGATGTTCTGGAGAATGTGCCCACTGGCCTAGAGAGACACAATTTGAGGGACAAGCCTCAGGGGCATTGTTGGCCCTCTTGA